The following proteins are encoded in a genomic region of Sulfurospirillum arsenophilum NBRC 109478:
- the rplK gene encoding 50S ribosomal protein L11, with protein sequence MAKKVIGEIKLQIEAAKANPSPPVGPALGQRGVNIMEFCKAFNERTKEMAGFRIPVVITVYADKSFTFVTKQPPATDLIKKAVGLKSGSSNPLKNKVGTLNKAQILEIVEKKIADLNTTDREAAAKIISGSARSIGINVVD encoded by the coding sequence ATGGCAAAAAAAGTCATTGGCGAAATTAAATTGCAAATTGAAGCTGCTAAAGCAAACCCATCACCTCCAGTTGGTCCAGCACTTGGTCAACGTGGTGTAAACATTATGGAATTCTGTAAAGCATTTAACGAAAGAACAAAAGAGATGGCAGGTTTTAGAATTCCTGTTGTTATCACTGTTTATGCTGACAAAAGTTTTACATTTGTTACAAAACAACCACCTGCAACTGATCTTATCAAAAAAGCAGTAGGCCTTAAAAGTGGTTCAAGTAACCCTTTGAAAAACAAAGTTGGAACACTTAACAAAGCTCAAATTCTTGAGATCGTTGAGAAAAAAATTGCTGATCTTAATACAACTGATCGTGAAGCAGCTGCGAAAATTATTTCAGGTTCTGCAAGAAGTATCGGTATTAACGTCGTCGATTAA
- the rpmG gene encoding 50S ribosomal protein L33: MTVKIGLKCSECGDINYTTTKNSKTVTEKVELSKYCARLKKHTIHKEVKLKS; this comes from the coding sequence ATGACCGTTAAAATCGGACTAAAGTGTTCTGAATGTGGTGACATTAATTACACTACAACTAAAAACAGCAAAACAGTTACTGAAAAAGTTGAACTTAGCAAGTATTGTGCAAGACTGAAAAAACACACTATTCATAAAGAAGTGAAATTAAAAAGTTAA
- the secE gene encoding preprotein translocase subunit SecE, translated as MEKLRAYYHHSKAELSKVIFPIKEQIRNAFISVFVVVTVISLFLALIDAIMSFSLSSLI; from the coding sequence ATGGAAAAATTAAGAGCTTATTATCATCATTCTAAAGCTGAATTGTCAAAGGTTATATTCCCGATTAAAGAACAGATTCGAAATGCTTTCATCTCTGTCTTTGTCGTTGTAACCGTGATTTCACTCTTTTTGGCGTTGATTGATGCTATTATGTCTTTTTCTTTATCTTCTTTAATTTAA
- the rplL gene encoding 50S ribosomal protein L7/L12 → MAISKQDVLEYISGLSVLELSELVKDFEEKFGVSAAPVMVAGAGAAVAAEAAEEKTEFDVILKDGGEKKINAIKVVREITGLGLKEAKDAVEGAPTTVKEGVSKQLAEEIKKKLEEAGAVAEIK, encoded by the coding sequence ATGGCAATTTCAAAACAAGACGTATTAGAGTATATTTCAGGTCTTAGTGTACTTGAATTGAGTGAACTAGTAAAAGATTTCGAAGAGAAATTTGGTGTATCTGCTGCTCCAGTTATGGTTGCAGGCGCTGGTGCGGCTGTTGCTGCTGAAGCTGCTGAAGAGAAAACTGAGTTTGATGTTATCCTTAAAGATGGCGGCGAGAAAAAAATCAACGCTATTAAAGTTGTTAGAGAAATCACAGGTCTTGGTCTTAAAGAGGCTAAAGATGCTGTTGAAGGCGCTCCTACAACCGTTAAAGAGGGTGTATCTAAGCAACTTGCTGAAGAGATCAAAAAGAAACTTGAAGAAGCTGGCGCTGTCGCTGAAATCAAGTAA
- the nusG gene encoding transcription termination/antitermination protein NusG → MAHRWYAIQTYAGSEQAVKKGIITLVNDHGIADKLEQIVVPTEDVIEVKNGKKKISERSLYPGYAFAKLDLDTALWHLIQSLPKVGRFIGEAKKPTPLSEKDIALILEKAEKKGAPKPKIFFENGESVRITEGPFANFTGSVEEYDMVHGKLTLNVSIFGRSTPVEILYSQVEKIV, encoded by the coding sequence ATGGCACATAGATGGTATGCAATTCAAACCTATGCAGGTAGCGAGCAAGCAGTCAAAAAAGGAATCATTACTCTTGTTAACGATCATGGTATCGCTGACAAGTTAGAACAAATTGTTGTTCCAACAGAAGATGTAATTGAAGTTAAGAATGGTAAGAAAAAGATTAGTGAGCGAAGTTTATATCCGGGTTATGCATTTGCAAAACTGGATTTAGATACAGCACTCTGGCATCTTATTCAATCATTGCCAAAAGTCGGAAGATTTATCGGTGAGGCTAAAAAGCCAACACCTTTGAGTGAAAAAGATATTGCATTGATTTTAGAGAAAGCAGAGAAAAAAGGTGCGCCTAAACCAAAAATCTTCTTTGAAAATGGTGAAAGTGTTAGGATTACAGAAGGTCCTTTCGCAAACTTCACAGGTTCAGTAGAAGAGTATGATATGGTTCATGGCAAACTCACACTCAATGTTTCAATCTTCGGTAGAAGTACCCCTGTTGAGATTCTTTATTCTCAAGTTGAAAAAATAGTCTAA
- the rplJ gene encoding 50S ribosomal protein L10, translated as MTRTEKAEFISSLTEEFKSSDGLIVCDYKGLNVKAIEALRNASRPEAVNVKVIKNTLASIAMTNAGIEGLELKDTNIFVWGADQLAVTKIVATFAKTNPNFVIKSGFAGGIVVDAAKVEALSKMPSRNELIGMLLSTWMAPITNFTIGLDALRAKKQESE; from the coding sequence TTGACAAGAACAGAGAAAGCTGAATTTATTAGTTCTCTAACTGAAGAGTTTAAATCTTCCGACGGTTTAATTGTTTGTGACTATAAAGGTCTTAATGTTAAAGCGATCGAAGCATTGAGAAATGCTTCAAGACCAGAAGCGGTAAATGTTAAAGTTATTAAAAATACTTTGGCATCAATTGCTATGACAAATGCTGGTATCGAAGGACTTGAACTTAAAGACACCAACATTTTTGTTTGGGGCGCTGATCAGTTAGCTGTAACAAAAATCGTTGCTACATTCGCCAAAACAAATCCAAATTTTGTAATTAAATCTGGTTTTGCTGGTGGTATTGTGGTTGATGCTGCTAAAGTTGAAGCACTTTCTAAAATGCCATCACGTAATGAGCTTATTGGAATGCTTCTATCAACTTGGATGGCACCAATTACAAACTTTACCATTGGTCTTGATGCACTTCGTGCTAAAAAACAAGAGTCCGAATAG
- the rpoB gene encoding DNA-directed RNA polymerase subunit beta, which translates to MLNSLKSGNRLRVDFSKVPKKIDVPNLLQLQQKSYEQFLNVENLKEESGVEKVFKSIFPIHDPQNRLTLEYVGSEVGKPRYTVRECMERGLTYSVSLKMNIRLILWDKDEKSGEKTGVKDIKEQAIFIREIPLMTERTSFIINGVERVVVNQLHRSPGVIFKEEESPTVANKLIYNAQIIPDRGSWLYFEYDAKDTLFVRINKRRKVPITILFRALGYSKQDILKLFYPVLNIMIRENKFLIEFSADNFLGRVDFDLKDEHGNLLLAAGKRLARKKAEKFIEDGIKFIEYPVEILVNRFLSSPIIDQESGEVLYDTLTQLDEGKLAKIIEQKCEVIEIANDLASGVDDAIINSFIADTETLKLLRQTENIEDENDLAAIRIYKVMRPGEPVTKEAAKTFVKDLFFNSERYDLTKVGRMKMNHKLGLTVPEYVTIMTSEDIIKTAKYLIKVKNGQGHIDDRDHLGNRRIRAIGELLANELHAGLIKMQKAIRDKFTALSGSVEELMPHDLINSKMITSAISEFFSSGQLSQFMDQTNPLSEITHKRRLSALGEGGLVKERAGFEVRDVHPTHYGRICPVETPEGQNIGLINTLSMYAKVNDLGFVEAPYRKVENATITDDIIYITATQEEGLVIAPASTKINENNEIVEDLIEVRIDGETVLIEKEKVDLIDLSSMMIAGVAASLIPFLEHDDANRALMGSNMQRQAVPLVKSDAPLVGTGVEKIAARDSWEAIKAKRAGVVEKVDNKNVYILGEDEGGAFIDHYALQKNLRTNQNTTFTQKVIVRRGDMVEAGGVIADGPSMDQGELAIGKNAMVAFMPWNGYNYEDAIVISERMIREDAFTSVHIYEKEIEARELKDGVEEITKDIPNVKEEELAHLDDSGIVKVGTYITPGMILVGKVSPKGEVKPTPEERLLRAIFGEKAGHVVNKSLYATPSLEGIVVDVKIFTKKGYDKDPRAVQAYEQEKEILDREHHDKLLMLDREEMLRINALLLKNPLQEDQEISKTNYKKGGFIKAEDLHNVNRFSINSIVKAFSNEVQDDYKDLKVYFQNEKKKLKEEHDEKLNIIEKDDILPSGVVKLVKVYVATKRKLKVGDKMAGRHGNKGIVSNIVREVDMPYLKNGEIVDIVLNPLGVPSRMNIGQILEVHLGLVGKRLGNQIEEIFKEKQGDWIKSLREKMISIADVAKLMDARNFIDKLNDEQLLTYARDWSKGVKFASPIFEGVNVEEFEKLFEMAKIDTDGKTDLYDGMTGQKMHEKVNVGYMYMLKLHHLVDEKVHARSTGPYSLVTQQPVGGKALFGGQRFGEMEVWALEAYGAAHTLREMLTVKSDDVEGRILAYKALTRGENVPQTGIPETFYVLTNELKSLALDVEIYDEVEEDETTRTN; encoded by the coding sequence ATGTTAAATAGCCTAAAATCTGGAAATCGCTTACGAGTTGATTTTTCCAAAGTCCCAAAAAAAATTGATGTACCAAATCTACTCCAACTTCAACAAAAGAGTTACGAACAGTTTTTAAATGTTGAAAATCTCAAAGAAGAGAGTGGCGTAGAGAAGGTTTTTAAATCTATTTTTCCTATTCATGATCCCCAAAATAGACTTACTTTAGAATATGTTGGATCTGAGGTTGGAAAACCTAGATATACTGTCCGCGAATGTATGGAGCGAGGACTTACGTATTCTGTCAGCTTAAAAATGAATATTCGTCTTATCCTTTGGGATAAAGATGAAAAATCCGGTGAAAAAACTGGTGTAAAAGATATTAAAGAACAAGCAATTTTTATCCGTGAAATTCCATTGATGACCGAGAGAACCTCTTTTATCATCAACGGCGTTGAGAGAGTTGTTGTTAATCAGCTTCACAGAAGCCCTGGTGTTATCTTTAAAGAAGAAGAGAGCCCAACGGTTGCAAATAAACTGATTTACAATGCTCAAATTATTCCTGATCGTGGTTCTTGGTTATACTTTGAGTATGATGCAAAAGACACGCTTTTTGTTAGAATTAACAAACGAAGAAAAGTTCCTATCACGATTCTATTCCGTGCACTTGGTTACAGCAAACAAGATATCTTAAAACTTTTTTATCCTGTGCTAAACATTATGATTCGTGAGAACAAATTTTTAATTGAATTCTCAGCAGATAACTTCCTTGGTCGTGTTGATTTTGATCTTAAAGATGAGCACGGTAATCTTCTTCTAGCGGCAGGCAAACGCCTTGCACGTAAAAAAGCAGAAAAATTTATCGAAGATGGTATTAAATTTATCGAATATCCTGTTGAAATTTTGGTCAATCGTTTCCTTTCTTCTCCAATTATTGATCAAGAGAGTGGTGAAGTTCTTTATGATACATTGACACAACTTGACGAAGGAAAATTGGCAAAAATTATTGAGCAAAAATGCGAAGTGATTGAAATTGCCAACGATCTTGCAAGTGGCGTGGATGATGCAATCATTAACTCCTTTATTGCTGATACAGAAACCCTTAAATTACTTCGTCAAACAGAGAACATTGAAGATGAGAATGACTTAGCAGCTATTCGTATCTACAAAGTTATGAGACCAGGCGAGCCGGTAACAAAAGAAGCAGCAAAAACATTTGTAAAAGATCTTTTCTTCAATTCTGAAAGATATGATTTAACCAAAGTTGGTCGTATGAAAATGAATCATAAACTCGGACTCACAGTTCCTGAGTATGTGACCATTATGACGAGTGAAGATATTATCAAAACAGCAAAATACCTGATTAAAGTTAAAAATGGTCAAGGTCATATCGATGATCGTGATCACTTGGGTAACAGAAGAATTAGAGCTATTGGTGAATTACTAGCGAATGAGCTTCATGCTGGTTTAATCAAAATGCAAAAAGCAATTCGTGATAAATTTACAGCATTAAGCGGTAGTGTTGAAGAGTTGATGCCACATGATTTGATTAACTCTAAAATGATTACCAGTGCGATTTCAGAGTTTTTCTCAAGTGGACAGTTGTCACAATTTATGGATCAAACGAATCCACTGAGTGAAATTACGCATAAAAGAAGACTTTCTGCTCTTGGTGAGGGTGGTTTGGTAAAAGAACGCGCTGGCTTTGAAGTACGTGACGTTCACCCAACACACTACGGAAGAATTTGTCCGGTTGAAACTCCAGAGGGTCAAAACATTGGTTTGATCAATACGCTTTCAATGTATGCAAAAGTTAATGATTTAGGTTTTGTTGAAGCACCGTATCGTAAAGTTGAAAATGCAACTATTACTGATGATATTATTTATATTACAGCAACTCAAGAAGAGGGCTTGGTCATTGCTCCAGCAAGTACAAAGATTAATGAAAACAATGAAATTGTAGAAGATTTGATCGAAGTTAGAATTGATGGTGAAACCGTACTGATTGAGAAAGAAAAAGTTGACTTGATTGACCTTTCTTCTATGATGATTGCAGGTGTTGCAGCATCATTGATTCCATTCCTAGAACATGATGATGCGAACCGTGCATTGATGGGTTCAAACATGCAACGTCAAGCAGTGCCACTCGTTAAATCTGATGCCCCATTAGTTGGTACTGGTGTTGAAAAAATTGCAGCTCGTGATTCATGGGAAGCGATTAAAGCGAAACGTGCGGGTGTTGTTGAAAAAGTAGATAATAAAAATGTTTATATTCTAGGTGAAGATGAAGGTGGTGCGTTTATTGACCATTATGCACTTCAAAAAAATCTTAGAACCAACCAAAATACAACGTTTACTCAAAAAGTAATCGTAAGACGTGGCGATATGGTTGAAGCTGGCGGTGTGATTGCCGATGGTCCAAGTATGGATCAAGGTGAGCTTGCTATCGGTAAGAACGCCATGGTTGCCTTTATGCCATGGAATGGTTATAACTACGAAGATGCGATTGTTATTAGTGAACGTATGATTCGTGAAGACGCCTTTACCAGTGTTCATATCTATGAAAAAGAGATTGAAGCTCGTGAGCTTAAAGATGGTGTGGAAGAGATTACGAAAGACATTCCTAACGTTAAAGAAGAAGAACTTGCACATCTTGATGATAGTGGTATTGTAAAAGTGGGTACGTACATTACTCCAGGTATGATTCTAGTGGGTAAAGTATCACCTAAAGGTGAAGTAAAACCAACGCCTGAAGAGAGACTTTTACGTGCAATTTTCGGTGAAAAAGCTGGACATGTTGTCAATAAATCACTTTACGCAACACCTTCATTAGAAGGTATTGTTGTGGATGTTAAAATCTTTACGAAAAAAGGTTATGACAAAGATCCACGTGCTGTTCAAGCCTATGAGCAAGAAAAAGAGATTTTGGATCGCGAACATCATGATAAACTCTTAATGTTAGATCGTGAAGAGATGCTACGCATTAATGCATTACTTCTTAAAAATCCATTGCAAGAAGACCAAGAAATTAGTAAAACCAACTATAAAAAAGGTGGTTTTATTAAAGCAGAAGACCTTCATAATGTGAATCGATTCTCGATTAACTCGATTGTGAAAGCATTTTCAAATGAAGTTCAAGATGACTATAAAGATCTTAAAGTTTATTTCCAAAATGAGAAGAAAAAACTCAAAGAAGAGCACGATGAGAAACTTAACATCATTGAGAAAGACGATATTTTACCAAGTGGCGTAGTCAAACTCGTTAAAGTTTATGTAGCAACCAAACGTAAACTCAAAGTGGGTGATAAAATGGCTGGACGTCACGGAAATAAAGGTATTGTTTCTAATATCGTTCGTGAAGTTGATATGCCTTACCTTAAAAACGGTGAGATTGTAGATATTGTCTTAAATCCACTGGGCGTTCCAAGTCGTATGAACATTGGACAAATTCTTGAGGTTCACTTAGGACTTGTTGGTAAACGTTTGGGTAACCAAATTGAAGAGATTTTTAAAGAGAAACAAGGTGATTGGATTAAGTCACTTCGTGAAAAAATGATTAGTATTGCTGACGTTGCTAAACTGATGGATGCTAGGAATTTTATTGATAAGCTAAATGACGAACAATTGTTGACTTATGCTAGAGATTGGAGCAAAGGTGTTAAATTTGCAAGTCCAATTTTTGAAGGCGTCAACGTTGAAGAGTTTGAAAAACTCTTTGAGATGGCAAAAATCGATACCGATGGAAAGACTGACTTATACGATGGTATGACCGGTCAAAAAATGCATGAAAAAGTCAATGTGGGTTACATGTACATGTTAAAACTCCACCACTTGGTTGATGAAAAAGTTCACGCACGAAGTACAGGACCATACTCACTGGTCACACAACAGCCAGTAGGTGGTAAAGCACTCTTTGGTGGACAAAGATTTGGTGAGATGGAGGTTTGGGCGCTTGAGGCATACGGTGCTGCTCATACCCTAAGAGAAATGTTAACAGTCAAATCAGACGACGTTGAAGGCAGAATCCTAGCGTACAAAGCACTCACTAGAGGCGAAAATGTACCACAAACGGGAATCCCTGAAACATTCTATGTATTAACAAACGAGTTGAAGTCTTTGGCTTTAGATGTTGAGATTTATGACGAGGTGGAAGAAGATGAAACGACTAGAACCAATTGA
- the rplA gene encoding 50S ribosomal protein L1, which translates to MAKKVNKRFQELLKKVDNDKKYSVSDALGNIKNLASAKFDETIEVALKLNVDPRHADQMVRGSVVLPAGTGKTVRVAVIAKDEKADEARAAGADIVGSDDLIEEIQAGRINFDVLIATPNMMGLVGKVGRILGPKGIMPNPKTGTVTMDVAKAVENNKGGQVNFRVDKQGNIHAGIGKISFTSEQIRENFEAFIKAINKHKPAASKGKYIKSAALSLTMSPSMNLENQELIDLR; encoded by the coding sequence ATGGCAAAGAAAGTAAATAAAAGATTTCAAGAACTTTTGAAAAAAGTTGATAACGATAAAAAATATTCAGTAAGTGACGCACTTGGTAATATCAAAAACCTTGCATCTGCAAAATTTGATGAGACAATCGAAGTAGCACTTAAACTCAATGTTGATCCAAGACACGCTGATCAAATGGTAAGAGGTTCTGTTGTTCTTCCTGCGGGTACAGGTAAGACAGTTCGTGTTGCTGTTATTGCTAAAGACGAGAAAGCGGATGAAGCAAGAGCTGCTGGTGCTGATATCGTTGGTAGTGATGATTTGATTGAAGAAATTCAAGCAGGTCGTATTAACTTTGATGTTTTGATCGCAACTCCAAACATGATGGGTTTAGTTGGTAAAGTTGGACGTATTCTTGGACCAAAAGGTATCATGCCGAATCCAAAAACAGGTACAGTAACTATGGATGTTGCTAAAGCTGTTGAGAATAACAAAGGCGGTCAAGTAAACTTCCGTGTTGACAAACAAGGAAATATCCACGCAGGTATTGGTAAAATTAGCTTCACATCTGAGCAAATCAGAGAGAACTTTGAAGCATTTATCAAAGCAATCAACAAACATAAACCTGCTGCTTCAAAAGGTAAATATATTAAAAGTGCTGCATTGTCATTGACAATGAGTCCATCTATGAACCTTGAAAATCAAGAATTAATCGACCTTAGATAA